From Daucus carota subsp. sativus chromosome 6, DH1 v3.0, whole genome shotgun sequence, the proteins below share one genomic window:
- the LOC108227600 gene encoding protein NLP5, whose translation MGDASFPPNNNMLYTSPDPVMDLDLDELLFDGCWLEANDGSEFFNQSPPPFDPSFLWSSMENYNGDFNWTSVPKDSQEERQRSSYPGNLSISQPPNQIQGLGNDMLTSTSHIGNYSVEGSQLGSNLWIGPRPIHGRAMSVMDRVVRALEYFKSSTRDTDVLLQLWVPIDRGGRRVLSTCGQPFSLDSNSPRLANYRAISVKYQFSAEHDSKEVEGMPSRVFMGKVPEWTPDVRFYKREEYQRVRHAQQYDVRGTLAVPVFEQGTCLGVIEIVTTSQKINYKPELESVCEALKAVDLRGSEVASTHSMKICNGSYQSALPEIMEVLRCTCETNRLPLAQTWIPCVQQGKEGCRHSDENIINCVSTLDSACYIAEPSIRGFHEACSEHHLLRGQGVVGKAFMSNQPSFSPDVTSDSKTEYPLSHHARMFGLCAAVAIRLRSIYTGTSDFVLEFFLPVNCRDPEDQKILLNALSIVIQKVCHSLRIVTDTELHEETLMRAGKAVVPSADRLGKQEIAEVENSAKSSHEVSFRTSSNMEMQESKPRELTESASSPSQYQQISADGHVTFNQDLCASGRGSYSSVGKTGEKRRGKTDKNITLDMLRQYFAGSLKDAAKSLGVCPTTLKRICRQHGITRWPSRKIKKVGHSLQKIQGVIDSVQGASGGFQIKSFYSNFPELASPNSSKHILLTASKPIGNSSQNEGSALSPEAVASKSPPSSCSQSSNSSHCYSSGTQAQPCNLNGLNNEDQVGCNPGEGILKRATSAVHLHASTHDVPKVLSRSQSYKNLIRQPRTESPSRLPNDIGENIPEGDSTSRVKVTYGEEKIRFRMLNSMTYDDLLVEITKRFCIDDRTGFHLKYLDDDSEWVLLTCDDDLEECREVCESAHSQTIKLSLHQNPTQHLGSSYGSSQL comes from the exons ATGGGAGATGCTTCTTTTCCGCCAAACAATAACATGTTGTATACTTCTCCGGATCCGGTTATGGATTTGGATTTAGATGAACTACTCTTTGATGGGTGTTGGTTGGAGGCGAATGATGGATCTGAATTCTTCAATCAGAGTCCTCCTCCTTTTGACCCTTCGTTTCTTTGGAGTTCTATGGAGAATTACAATGGTGATTTTAATTGGACCTCGGTACCCAAGGATAGCCAAGAGGAGAGGCAAAGATCATCTTATCCCGGGAATTTGTCGATTAGTCAGCCACCAAACCAAATTCAGGGTCTTGGCAATGATATGCTCACTTCTACATCTCATATCGGAAATTATTCGGTTGAAGGCTCTCAACTTGGCAGTAATTTGTGGATTGGACCTCGGCCTATTCATGGTCGAGCAATGTCTGTCATGGACAGAGTCGTCCGAGCACTCGAGTATTTTAAAAGCTCAACAAGAGATACAGATGTCCTCCTCCAATTATGGGTACCTATTGATAGAGGCGGTAGACGTGTTTTGAGTACTTGTGGTCAACCTTTCTCACTTGACAGTAACAGCCCAAGGCTTGCAAATTACAGAGCCATTTCTGTCAAGTATCAATTTTCTGCTGAGCATGACTCTAAAGAGGTCGAAGGGATGCCTAGTCGAGTTTTCATGGGTAAGGTTCCTGAGTGGACTCCTGATGTTCGATTTTATAAAAGGGAAGAGTATCAACGAGTTCGTCATGCTCAACAGTATGATGTCCGTGGAACACTTGCAGTTCCAGTTTTTGAACAAGGTACTTGCTTAGGTGTTATTGAGATCGTTACAACTTCTCAAAAGATCAACTATAAACCAGAACTCGAAAGTGTTTGTGAAGCTCTAAAG GCTGTTGATCTTCGGGGTTCTGAAGTGGCTTCCACTCACAGTATGAAG ATATGCAATGGCTCCTACCAATCTGCACTACCAGAGATTATGGAGGTTCTAAGATGCACTTGTGAGACCAATAGATTGCCTTTAGCTCAGACATGGATCCCATGTGTTCAACAGGGAAAAGAGGGTTGTCGCCACTCTGATGAGAACATAATAAATTGTGTTTCTACCTTGGATTCTGCATGCTATATAGCGGAACCCTCTATCAGAGGTTTTCATGAAGCTTGCTCTGAGCACCACTTGTTGAGAGGTCAAGGTGTGGTTGGAAAAGCATTCATGAGTAACCAACCAAGTTTTTCTCCAGATGTAACCTCTGATAGCAAGACGGAATACCCTCTTTCACACCATGCGAGGATGTTCGGATTGTGTGCTGCTGTAGCTATACGCCTCCGGAGCATATACACTGGCACATCTGACTTTGTTCTGGAGTTTTTTTTACCCGTAAATTGCAGGGATCCAGAGGATCAGAAGATACTACTCAATGCACTCTCCATTGTTATTCAGAAGGTTTGTCATAGTTTACGGATTGTTACTGACACAGAGTTGCACGAAGAAACGCTAATGCGTGCTGGTAAGGCAGTGGTCCCTTCAGCAGATAGACTCGGCAAGCAGGAAATTGCAGAAGTCGAAAACTCAGCAAAATCTTCTCATGAAGTATCATTTAGGACATCCAGTAACATGGAGATGCAGGAGAGTAAACCAAGGGAGTTGACGGAAAGTGCCTCAAGTCCAAGCCAGTACCAACAGATTTCTGCGGACGGACATGTCACCTTCAATCAAGATCTCTGTGCTTCTGGTCGAGGTAGTTACTCAAGTGTTGGAAAGACAGGAGAAAAAAGACGTGGCAAGACGGATAAAAATATCACATTGGATATGCTTAGGCAATATTTTGCTGGCAGCTTGAAAGATGCTGCAAAAAGTCTTGGTG TTTGTCCTACTACCTTAAAAAGGATATGCAGGCAACACGGGATAACGCGTTGGCCTTCTAGGAAGATCAAAAAGGTTGGTCACTCCCTACAAAAAATCCAAGGTGTGATTGATTCCGTTCAAGGTGCCTCTGGTGGTTTTCAAATTAAATCCTTTTACTCCAACTTCCCAGAACTAGCATCCCCAAATTCGTCGAAACATATCCTACTTACAGCTTCGAAGCCAATAGGTAATAGTAGTCAGAATGAGGGTAGCGCTTTGAGCCCAGAAGCTGTTGCATCCAAATCACCACCCTCTTCTTGCAGCCAGAGTTCAAATTCAAGTCATTGCTACTCAAGTGGGACGCAAGCTCAACCTTGCAATCTAAATGGACTTAATAATGAAGATCAAGTGGGGTGTAATCCTGGTGAGGGGATTCTGAAGAGGGCTACAAGTGCAGTACACTTGCATGCCTCCACTCATGATGTGCCAAAGGTCCTTTCAAGATCCCAGAGTTACAAAAATCTTATTCGACAGCCAAGAACTGAATCTCCTTCAAGGTTGCCAAATGACATTGGGGAAAATATTCCAGAAGGGGATAGTACAAGTAGAGTAAAAGTAACGTATGGGGAAGAAAAAATCCGGTTCCGCATGTTGAATTCCATGACATACGATGACTTACTGGTGGAAATTACAAAGCGGTTTTGCATTGATGACAGAACTGGGTTCCATCTCAAGTACTTGGATGATGATTCCGAGTGGGTATTATTAACATGTGATGACGATCTAGAGGAATGTCGTGAGGTATGCGAGTCAGCTCATAGCCAAACGATCAAGCTCTCACTCCATCAAAATCCTACACAACACCTAGGAAGCTCTTATGGTAGTAGTCAATTGTGA